The following are encoded together in the Cohaesibacter gelatinilyticus genome:
- a CDS encoding DMT family transporter, with amino-acid sequence MSDSNATTYSQSAKAPHFGVMSASDLGLYILMVFIWGTSWIAMTFQIEIVPPLVTGVYRFAIATVAMMAWALFAKAPMRFGWRIHVRFLLLGMFIFSTNFVMFYYAASYMASGLMAVIFSLASLINIVLTAIVFGQRPTPLAALGSLMGFAGIALIFWPEVSASTGNDGILTGLGLGLTGTLCFCIGNMVAASNQKLQLPLISTNAWGMLYGTLWMIFVATVTGTPFLIEWTWTYWSATIWLAIVASVIAFAGYLTLLKNIGAARASYATVLFPIVALAISTIFEGYQWTLPGLIGLAAILGGNILVMRGKKS; translated from the coding sequence ATGAGTGATAGCAACGCCACCACATATTCTCAATCTGCCAAAGCTCCACATTTTGGTGTCATGTCCGCGTCTGATCTTGGGCTGTATATCCTCATGGTATTCATCTGGGGTACCAGTTGGATTGCGATGACATTTCAAATTGAGATCGTGCCGCCACTGGTGACAGGCGTCTATCGGTTTGCAATTGCAACTGTGGCCATGATGGCATGGGCGCTCTTCGCCAAAGCTCCCATGCGTTTTGGTTGGCGTATCCATGTGCGTTTTCTGTTGCTAGGGATGTTCATTTTCTCGACCAATTTCGTAATGTTCTATTACGCCGCGAGTTATATGGCGTCTGGCCTGATGGCAGTTATCTTTTCACTGGCAAGCCTGATCAATATTGTGCTTACCGCTATTGTATTCGGGCAAAGGCCGACACCATTGGCAGCCCTGGGTTCGCTTATGGGATTTGCCGGGATAGCATTGATTTTCTGGCCGGAGGTATCCGCATCAACGGGCAATGATGGTATCTTGACCGGACTTGGACTGGGGTTGACCGGGACGCTCTGTTTTTGCATCGGTAACATGGTTGCCGCGTCCAATCAGAAACTTCAGTTGCCTCTGATCAGCACAAACGCCTGGGGCATGCTTTATGGCACACTCTGGATGATATTCGTCGCAACGGTAACAGGCACACCATTTCTTATTGAATGGACATGGACCTATTGGAGTGCAACGATCTGGCTGGCAATCGTTGCCTCCGTGATTGCCTTCGCCGGATATTTGACATTGCTGAAAAATATCGGTGCGGCACGAGCGTCCTATGCAACGGTTCTCTTCCCTATCGTGGCTCTGGCCATCTCCACGATTTTTGAAGGTTATCAATGGACATTACCCGGTTTGATCGGTCTCGCAGCCATTCTTGGTGGCAATATATTGGTGATGCGCGGTAAAAAAAGCTGA
- a CDS encoding DUF1127 domain-containing protein: MLTAAFIRALYIARQGISRLATNVTAWTKNRYALRRLDNLDDHMLKDIGLTRSDLVSAHAVPWHTDPYILSPFAERRRIIPTAGNKSAFANNLQAQAQTEQPCCSPLTGVAV, from the coding sequence ATGCTGACAGCCGCTTTCATCCGCGCTCTGTATATTGCCAGGCAAGGCATCAGCCGCCTTGCAACGAACGTAACTGCATGGACAAAAAACCGATATGCCTTGCGACGTCTGGACAATCTGGACGATCATATGCTCAAGGATATTGGTCTGACACGATCTGATCTGGTTTCCGCGCATGCCGTGCCGTGGCATACAGATCCTTATATTCTTTCTCCCTTTGCCGAGCGGCGCCGTATTATCCCGACGGCCGGCAATAAGAGTGCCTTTGCCAACAACCTCCAGGCACAGGCGCAGACTGAGCAGCCATGCTGTTCACCTCTGACAGGAGTTGCTGTCTGA
- a CDS encoding LysE family translocator produces the protein MDFLVWASFAMISAANIVTPGPAILNTIRRAAQLGVKGTMPTIFGNALGLVVAGSFCAGGVAAFVLASEILWTLFRWLGVVYLAWLGLKLIWIKEELDLGENGVDRPHIPNKVLFFEAFTLAATNPKAILFFVAIFPQVMDTSRPIWLQSTIMIATFCTISIASLLSYSGIAAFLRTRFLTQTRYRTFRVTSGFLLLVFAGKLAREVK, from the coding sequence ATGGATTTTCTCGTCTGGGCATCTTTCGCCATGATTTCCGCTGCCAATATTGTCACCCCCGGACCTGCCATTCTCAATACTATTCGCCGAGCGGCCCAGTTGGGCGTCAAGGGCACCATGCCAACGATCTTTGGGAACGCTCTCGGCTTGGTGGTGGCTGGTTCTTTCTGTGCCGGTGGCGTTGCTGCTTTTGTCCTGGCATCAGAGATTTTATGGACATTGTTCCGTTGGCTGGGTGTCGTCTATCTGGCTTGGCTTGGTCTCAAGCTTATCTGGATCAAGGAAGAATTGGATTTGGGTGAAAATGGCGTAGACCGCCCGCATATTCCCAATAAAGTGTTGTTCTTTGAGGCATTCACGCTTGCAGCGACCAATCCGAAGGCAATTCTCTTCTTTGTGGCCATTTTCCCGCAAGTGATGGATACATCGCGCCCAATCTGGTTGCAATCCACCATTATGATTGCCACCTTCTGCACGATCTCAATAGCCTCATTGCTCAGTTATTCTGGCATAGCTGCCTTTTTGAGAACGCGCTTTCTAACCCAAACGCGCTACCGGACCTTTCGTGTGACATCCGGTTTTCTGCTGCTTGTATTTGCAGGCAAACTGGCACGGGAAGTGAAGTGA
- a CDS encoding glutamate--cysteine ligase, with protein sequence MASANINQTSISLENKADLIEAISSGEKPKEQWRIGSEHEKFVFYKNNLAPVPYEGEAGIKRLLEGMEGLLGWKRMEDKGNIIGLIDPIEGGAISLEPGGQFELSGAPLETLHQTCREVHGHLAQLREVADPLGIGFLGLGTSPKWSLEETPVMPKSRYGIMMNYMPKVGTRGLDMMFRSCTIQVNLDFASEADMAKKMRVGLALQPIATALFANSPFLDGQKNGYQSLRGAIWQDLDEDRTGMLPFVFDENFGYEQYVDWALDVPMYFIIRDGTYYDMTGVTFRDYLNGKRMQDTPDTLPSMQDWEDHLTTLFPEVRLKRYIEMRGADGGQWRRICALPALWTGLLYDQTTLDAAWDLVKDWTEEERNALRIGVAKDGLRTPFRGDNVQAIARRVVELSRNGLAARGQKNGAGFDETQYLAALEETVALGMTPSDMLLSRYCNEWGGNIDRVFEDFAY encoded by the coding sequence ATGGCCAGCGCAAATATAAATCAGACCAGCATAAGCCTTGAGAACAAGGCCGATCTCATTGAAGCCATCTCCAGTGGTGAAAAGCCAAAAGAGCAATGGCGCATCGGCTCTGAACATGAGAAATTTGTCTTTTACAAGAACAATCTCGCACCTGTCCCCTATGAGGGTGAAGCGGGTATCAAACGTCTTCTGGAAGGCATGGAAGGTCTTCTTGGCTGGAAGCGCATGGAAGATAAGGGCAATATCATTGGCCTGATCGACCCTATCGAAGGGGGGGCTATTTCACTTGAGCCAGGTGGCCAGTTCGAGCTATCTGGTGCTCCGCTGGAAACCCTGCATCAGACGTGTCGCGAAGTGCATGGCCATCTGGCACAATTGCGCGAAGTTGCGGACCCGCTGGGAATCGGATTCCTCGGTCTTGGTACATCGCCGAAATGGTCGTTGGAAGAAACTCCGGTCATGCCGAAAAGCCGCTATGGCATCATGATGAACTACATGCCAAAAGTCGGCACCCGTGGTTTGGACATGATGTTCCGTTCCTGCACCATTCAGGTCAATCTCGATTTCGCGTCCGAAGCGGATATGGCAAAGAAGATGCGGGTCGGTCTGGCTCTTCAGCCTATTGCAACAGCCTTGTTTGCCAATAGCCCATTTTTGGATGGTCAGAAAAACGGATATCAATCCCTGCGTGGTGCCATCTGGCAAGATCTTGATGAAGACCGGACTGGCATGTTGCCTTTCGTCTTTGACGAGAATTTCGGCTATGAGCAATATGTTGATTGGGCGCTGGATGTCCCGATGTATTTCATCATCCGTGATGGCACTTATTACGATATGACCGGGGTGACCTTCCGTGATTATCTGAACGGCAAACGGATGCAGGACACTCCTGATACTCTGCCAAGCATGCAGGATTGGGAAGATCATCTGACCACATTGTTCCCCGAAGTGCGCCTGAAACGCTATATCGAAATGCGTGGGGCTGATGGCGGGCAATGGCGCCGTATCTGCGCTCTACCTGCGTTGTGGACCGGCCTTCTATATGATCAGACGACGCTGGATGCAGCCTGGGATCTGGTCAAGGATTGGACAGAGGAAGAGCGTAATGCGCTGCGTATTGGCGTTGCCAAAGATGGTCTGAGAACACCTTTCCGTGGTGATAATGTTCAAGCCATTGCTCGCCGTGTTGTGGAACTCTCTCGAAATGGTCTTGCTGCTCGAGGCCAGAAAAACGGTGCGGGCTTTGACGAAACCCAGTATCTGGCGGCGTTGGAAGAAACCGTAGCGCTTGGCATGACGCCATCCGATATGCTGCTTTCACGCTATTGCAACGAATGGGGTGGCAATATTGATCGTGTTTTTGAGGATTTCGCTTACTGA
- a CDS encoding LysR substrate-binding domain-containing protein, translated as MNALLDLDQLRTFIAIAETGSFTRAASQVNKTQSAVSMQMRRLEERIGQTIFVRDGRQSRVTDAGVRLLDYARRMLSLNAETIAAFSADAMSGTVRLGLPDDYAPRLLPTVLASFATTHPNIEIEMTCEQSSCIHRRVEDGRLDIGIVTHGDCTKGNIGRIIRSEPLLWVSSAHHSVHCQSTIPLALGTPNCSWRHSATESLVRSGKQYRVAYVSSSAAAHTGAVMAGLAVSVLPESALTSDMRVLGDREGFPELPHCDIALLRSKTAQDRIHNALAAHIVNALDNVSGSGSLAAE; from the coding sequence ATGAATGCTCTTCTGGATCTTGATCAGTTGCGTACATTTATTGCGATTGCAGAAACAGGAAGTTTTACACGTGCCGCCAGTCAAGTGAACAAGACACAGTCGGCAGTCTCCATGCAAATGCGCAGGTTGGAAGAGCGAATTGGACAGACCATTTTCGTCAGGGACGGTCGTCAAAGCCGGGTAACAGATGCAGGTGTTCGCCTGCTTGATTATGCTCGCCGCATGTTATCACTCAATGCAGAAACCATCGCAGCATTTTCCGCCGACGCCATGTCCGGTACGGTTCGATTGGGCCTCCCTGATGATTATGCCCCTCGCCTTCTGCCCACGGTTCTGGCCAGCTTTGCAACTACACACCCCAATATTGAAATTGAGATGACATGCGAGCAAAGCTCCTGCATTCATCGCCGGGTGGAAGATGGTCGACTGGATATTGGAATTGTCACCCATGGTGATTGCACCAAGGGCAATATAGGTCGCATCATCCGATCAGAGCCCCTGCTTTGGGTATCCTCTGCACATCATTCCGTTCATTGCCAATCCACGATTCCTCTCGCCCTTGGCACTCCCAACTGCTCTTGGCGACATTCTGCAACTGAATCTCTTGTTCGTTCTGGCAAGCAATATCGTGTGGCTTATGTCAGTTCGTCTGCTGCTGCCCATACCGGCGCGGTCATGGCTGGGCTTGCTGTATCCGTCCTTCCGGAAAGCGCTCTGACCTCTGACATGCGTGTGCTCGGAGATCGGGAAGGTTTTCCCGAATTACCTCATTGCGACATTGCACTTTTGCGCTCCAAAACGGCCCAGGACCGCATTCACAACGCACTTGCCGCTCACATTGTCAATGCACTGGACAACGTATCAGGTAGCGGATCATTGGCAGCTGAATAG